The following nucleotide sequence is from Halogeometricum borinquense DSM 11551.
GTGTGGGAAAAGGTAGCAAAGTATACCCGGCGCGAACGCATGAGCTACGATGTTCGCTCGCCGGGCGGTACGTCCGATGCCCACGGAGTACCGGTTTGACGCAATCGCTCGGTTAGTCGTCGCTCTCGATGGGGGTGCTCTCCTCTTCGGAGAAGCCCTCGGAGTTCTCGATACGGTTGCGTGCCTCGCCGTCGAACTGCATCTCCGTCTCTTGGTAATCCGAGACGAAGGAGAGTTCGTGGTGCGATTCGGTCGGGTGGTCGAGGTAGCGTCCTTCCAGGTCGAACTGCGCTTCCTCGTCCGTTTCGGCCAGCGCGCGGAAGTCCTCGTAGACGCTGTGTGCGCCCGAGTGCAGGCCGAACAGCGTGATGAAGATGTACTCGTAGCCGAGGTCCCCGAGTTCCTCGAACGTGAGTGGGTCTTCCTCTTTCGACCACGCAAACGACGAGGAGTAGTTGAACGCTAACTTCAGATCCGGATGCGTCTCGTGGATGGTTTCGGCGTAGTTGACCGCGTCCTCGCGGGACGGGTCGGGCATCTCGGGCCACACCATATCGACACCCGCGTCGGCGTATATCCGGCCGCGTTCGAGATGTTCCTCCCAGTCTCCGTTCGACGACCCGTATGCGTCAGTCCGGGCGATGATGAACGTATCCTCAGACTGCTTTGCGTCCACAGCCGCCTCGAAGCGCGCGCGGGCCTTGTCGCGGGAGATAATCTGCTTGCCCGCGATGTGTCCACACCGCTTGGGCGTCGTCTGGTCCTCGATGTGGATGGCGGCGACGCCGGCCTTCTCGTACTCGCGGACGGCACGGCGGACGTTGTGGACGCCGCCGTATCCCGTGTCACAGTCTGCGATCACGGGCAGATTCGTCGCCTCGACGATGCGCTTTGCGTTCTCGACCATTTCGGTCATCGTGACCATTTCGAGGTCCGGGAAGCCGAACTGACCGAGAACCGTCGAGTAGCCGCTCATGTACGCGGCATCAAGGTCGGCGAGTTCAGCCAGACGCGCGTCGAGCGCGTGGTAGATGCCCGGTGCGAAGACGAAGTTCTGCTCGTCGAGCATCCGCCGGAACTCCCGGGCCGACGGATTGTCCACGTCGCGGGTGAACACGTCAGCGCCCGTCGTTCGCTCGTATGGGTCCTCGCTCATTGGTTTTCCTCCATTCGCGTCTCGATTCGGTCGAGTTGCGTCCGGAGGGCCGCGATGTCGCGCCGGAGGTTTCGAATTTCGTTGTCAGATGTCTGTTCGGTCGGGTCGATAATGAACGGGACCAGTGGGGCCTCCATGTTCTCTTCGTCGTTCGGGCGATCTCGGGTCATCGGTCGGGTCGTACGTCGGGTCATGTGTTTCGTCATCTGGGTCGTGTCGGTGGATCTGGGATGTCTGTCGAGCGATTCGGCGTACGGAACGTGTGTCGATGGGCGCGTACTGCGCCGGGTACTGCCATCGGGTGTCACCTCATCTCCCGAATTGAGGCTCTCGTAGATAAACATAATGATTTATAGTGATAATATTCTTTAATTAGGTTTATTCCTACCATCCAGTAAGTGTGTGGTTAATTAACAAGGGAAAGGTCCACAGGACAGTTTCTACCTCATCTCTCACCCCGCCCGCGCACACAGTTCCGCGTTCGGTGCGCTTAATCCGTCCAATCGTCGATAGCCGGTATCCGATGTCTTCTGCGATAACGATACGCGACTTGCGCAAGTCATACGGCGGCGTACAGGCGTTGGACGGCGTTGACCTCGACGTGCCTGAGGGCTCATTTTTCGGGCTTCTCGGCCCGAACGGCGCGGGGAAGACGACGTTCATCAACATCCTCGTGGGTCTCGTCCGCAAATCCGGCGGCGAGGCACGCGTCTTCGGTTACGACGTGGAGGACGACTACCGCGAGGCCCGCGACAGAATCGGCCTCGCACCGCAAGAGTTCAACGTGGACCGCTTTTTCCCCATCCGCGAAGTCCTCGAACACAAGGCGGGCTATCACGGAATCCCCGCGGACGAGGCGCGCGAACGTGCCGACGAAGTCCTCAAACGCGTCGGTATCTACGATAAGCGCGACACGCGATTCGACTGGCTCTCCGGCGGCATGAAGCGACGCTTCGTCCTCGCGCGTGCGCTCATCACAGATCCGGATCTCCTCATTCTCGACGAACCCACCGCGGGCGTGGACGTGCAACTCCGCCACGAACTCTGGGAGACCATCACTGAACTGAACGATAGCGGGACGACCATTCTCCTCACGACACACTACATAGAGGAGGCGGAACGCCTCTGTGACGAAGTGGCAATCCTCGACTCCGGTCGCGTCCTCGAAGTCGCAAGCCCGGACGAACTGATGGACCGCGGCACCGACGACATCGTGGTGACGCTCCGAGATCAACCGACCGCGGTTCCGGACTTCACAGTCGACGACGAGAGAGTCGAAGCGGTCGAACTCGACGGCACGAGACTCGTCGTCACGGCGCGCGAGGGTGGGCTGGTCGCCCCCGAAGTAGTCCGCCGCCTCGACGCCGCAGGCCACGAAATCGTGGACCTCGAAATCTCCCGAACGTCGCTCGAAGAAGTGTTCGTGGAGATGACGAGACAGGACGAGGGTCGCGCGACGATGGAGGTAGAGCAGTGAGCGTCGAACGTACGGGTTTTCTCGCCCTGCTCAAGCGCGAGGTACTCCGATTCGTCCGCCGTCCGAGAAACACGTTCGTGCCGCCGTTCATCACGAACGTCCTCTACTTCTCGGTGTTCGGCGTCATCCTCGGCGAGCGAATCAACGAGATTGCGGGCGTGCCGTACATCCTCTTTATCCTCCCCGGCCTCATCGTTCTCGGAGCGGTGTCGAACGCGTTCGAGAACGCATCCTTTTCGATTTTCCACGGACGGTGGAACCGCTACATCGAGGAAGTTCTCACGTCGCCACTGTCGTATCGGTCGATGGTCGGCGCGTACGTCCTCTCGTCGGCGACGCGCGGCATCTTCGTCGGCGCACTCGTCGCAGTTATCGGCGTCTTCTTCACTACTGTCGGCGTCGTCCGCCCGTTCTATCTCATCGCGTTCATGCTCGTCATCACTCTGTTATTCGCAAGCCTCGGCGTCGTCGGCGGTCTATGGGCTGAGGACTTCGACGATCTGACGATGATGAACCAGTTCATCCTCCGGCCGCTGGTGTTCTTCGGCGGCGTGTTCTACTCGCTGAACGAACTGCCCGCGACGCTCCAGCAGGTATCGCTCCTCAATCCGATGATATACATGGTCAACGGCGTCCGCTATGGCTTCCTCGGCGTCAGCGAAGTTGATCCGAACATGTCACTCGCCGTCCTCGTCGCACTCACGGTCGCCGTTTCGGCGGTGAACGTCGCTCTGTTCCGCCGCGGCTACGGGCTCACCGACTGACCGAACCGACCACGAGCGCGGTCAATATCCGCTGTTACCGCCGAATCCGCCGCTTCGGCTTTCATCTCTTTCTCCCGACGGCTCTCATCGTCGTTGCCGTCTCCGGAAGGAGACTCTCGGCGTTGGCCGTGTCTGTAGAGAATGAGTACCGCGCCGGAGAGCGCAACGGTAGTGAGCGCTCCCGTCAGTAACTCCGTAGATACCCCGCCGACGAGGTGTGAGGCGAGTGCGAGGGCCGCACTGCTGAACGTGATTCGCCACGTCCACGGAGACCCCGCGAACTTGGTGGTATCGTCTTCCATACGGATATTCTTACATGACTGTCATATATGTCTTCCGTGGCCCGGGCAGACGGCGGGTCCCATTGTCCTCCCGCTCGATACCCACCCTGCTGTGCCCCTTGGAGTGGACTTTTTCTCCCGCATTCAAAACTAAATATCATGAATATTGACGAAAACGCCGACATAGACCGCTTTACTTCACGGCGCTCGACGGTGTACGGGCAGCGCGGCGTCGTCGCTACCAGTCAGCCACTCGCGTCGGCGGCGGGTATTCAGATGCTCCGCGAGGGCGGCAACGCCTTCGACGCCGCCGTCGCCACCGCTGCGGCGCTCAACGTTGTCGAACCAACATCTACAGGCCTCGGCGGCGACGTATTCGCTCTCTACCGGACGGCAGACGGCGACGTGGGTGCGATGCGTGCCTGCGGCGGCGCACCCGCCGAGGCGACGATCGAGAACGTCCGCGAGTCTGTCGCCGAAGAGAACGATGTAGACTCAGAGGATGCCGAGATGCCCGATACGGGCGCACACACCGTTACCGTTCCCGGAACGGCCCGCGGGTGGGAAGCCACAGTCGATGCGTTCGGCCGACTGACACTTGCAGATGCACTCCAGCCGGCAATTCGGTACGCCACGGATGGCTATCCCGTCAGCGAAGTCATCGCCGACGCGTGGACGCACGGCGAGGAGGTGTTCGAGACTGACAACGCTCGTGAGGCGTTCCTGTTCGACGACGAGGCCCCTGACGTGGGGCAGACAGTAACGTTCCCGAAACTCGGCGCGACGATGGAACAAATCGCCGAGAAGGGCGCGGATGTCGTGTACGAGGGCGACATTGCCGAACAAATCGCAGACGAAGTGCAGTCGCAGGGCGGATTCATGACTGTCGATGACCTCGCGGACTTCGAAGTCGAGTTCCCCGATCCGATTTCCACGACGTACAACGGCGTCGAAGTCTTCGAACTCCCTCCGAACAATCAGGGTCTTATCGCGCTGGAAGCGCTCAATATCGCCGAGGAAATCGGCGCACACGAGTCCGAACTCGGCTCTGCTGACCGGATTCATTACTTCGGAGAGGCGATGAAACTCGCGTTCCACGACGGCCACCGTTACATCACTGACCCTGCATACGAGGAGATTCCACCACTCGCCTCGAAAGAATGGGCCGAGAAACGCGCCACAGCGATTGGTGAGGAGGCCAACGACGATGTGTCGTTTGGCGTTCCGGACGCCAGCAACGAAGCTCCCGGAAGACAACGGCCGCCGAACCCACAAGAACCTCCAGAGCCGCCTGAGGATTCGGACACGGTCCTTCTGACGGTCGCCGACGACGAAGGCAACGTCGTCTCTTACATCAACTCCCGATTCGCTGGATTCGGATCCGGTCTCGTCGCGGGCGACACCGGAATTGCCCTCCAGAACCGCGGCAGTTCGTTCTCGTTGGATCCGTCCCATCCGAACCGGCTCGAACCCGGAAAGCGGCCGTTTCACACGCTCATCCCCGGTCTCCTCAAGTTCGACGAGGACGACTGGGCGGCGTTCGGTGTCATGGGTGGCTACATGCAACCGCAGGGGCACCTGCAAGTCGTCTCGAACATCGTCGATTACGGAATGCCGCTACAGGCGGCGCTGGACTTTCCACGGTGGCGTTACCGTGAGGACGGATCGCTCGCAATCGAGGAACGAACCGGCGACAGCGTCGGAACGAAACTCACGCGTCGCGGACACGATGTGCGACTTCTCTCCCCGAGTCTGTTCGGGGGCGCACAGATCGCGCGGAGCGACCACGGAACGCTCTCGGCGGCGACGGAACCACGAAAAGACGGGAATGCACAGGGGTACTGAGCCGATTCGGCCGACGACTCACGTCCGACTCAGGCAGACGTGAACGCCCGGCGCGTGACGCTCGCCGACTTGACAAGTAATGCGGCCCCGGAGAGGAGGACGATGCCGAAGGCGAGTTGCCACGGCGGTTCGTTCGAACCGAGGACGTGGACCAATCCGAGTCCAATGAGGAGGGTCCCGAACATCGTTCCGAGGAGGCTAGTCAGGACGCGGCCGACTGCTTTGAGGGAGACCATTGTTCGAGAATGTTGTCAACAAATCAAAACATTGTGCTGTTCGGAACCGCTTCGGGAAGCAGTCAATTCTGTCGCACTGTGGTTGAGACGCCCGCGACCGACGGAAGTAAACGATACGCGCGCCTACCTGCCTGTCGAGAGATGTCTCCTGCGGACGGCCCCACTGGAAAACGAGAAGACCGCCATGGCTTCGACGACACCAAGAGTCCGATTACCGATGCGCTTGGGAAGTTCGTTCCGCAGGCCATCGTCAAACGAAGCCTTTCGCTTTCGGTTCGAACGGACAAAGAGACGTACGCACCCGGCGAACCAGTCGAACTGACGGTCGAAATCGAGAACCGACTGCCACTCCCTGTCGCCGTCCACACCCCGACACATCGTCTGTGGGGGTGGACCGTGGACGGCGAACTGGAGGCCAGCGACGAACAGATCTACCTGCCCGAGTCGCCGTCGAAACTCTCCTTCCGTGCGGGCGAGCGTAAAGTACTCACCCAGACGTGGAACGGTCTCCTCAAACGGGTCGGTGACGACGATACGCCGACTCGGTGGGTCGAACCGACGTGCGGCGTCCACGAAATCGGTGCGTATCTCGCACTTGACGGCACTCGACCCGAAGACACGACAGAGATTCGAATCGCTGATTGACGCCGTTTCCCTCCACCGTCTGACGGAAGCTTCCCCCCAACGTCTGACGGAAAACGGAGCGTCGAAGAAAGTGTGAGACGCGTCAGTTAGTCGGCGTTCGCGCTCCCCGAGATATCGTCGTGGTGGAGGTGGCAGGCGGCGATGTGGATGTCGTTTCCGTGTTCGGATTCGACTTCGTACTCGGGTATCTCCTGCGCACAGATGCTTTGTTCTGCGAACGACTCGGTGAGCCGTTCCTCCGCAGCGTCCCAGTCGTCGTTGAGGACATCGTCGATACTCGTCTCGACGAGTGATCCGGCTTCACCGTCCGGAGTTCCGTTCGGGAAGAACTCCTGACGGAGGGACGCCTCCCCGTCGAGTTCGAAGGTTCGGCGCTCCGTCTCCCGCATGA
It contains:
- a CDS encoding ABC transporter permease; the encoded protein is MSVERTGFLALLKREVLRFVRRPRNTFVPPFITNVLYFSVFGVILGERINEIAGVPYILFILPGLIVLGAVSNAFENASFSIFHGRWNRYIEEVLTSPLSYRSMVGAYVLSSATRGIFVGALVAVIGVFFTTVGVVRPFYLIAFMLVITLLFASLGVVGGLWAEDFDDLTMMNQFILRPLVFFGGVFYSLNELPATLQQVSLLNPMIYMVNGVRYGFLGVSEVDPNMSLAVLVALTVAVSAVNVALFRRGYGLTD
- a CDS encoding ABC transporter ATP-binding protein, with protein sequence MSSAITIRDLRKSYGGVQALDGVDLDVPEGSFFGLLGPNGAGKTTFINILVGLVRKSGGEARVFGYDVEDDYREARDRIGLAPQEFNVDRFFPIREVLEHKAGYHGIPADEARERADEVLKRVGIYDKRDTRFDWLSGGMKRRFVLARALITDPDLLILDEPTAGVDVQLRHELWETITELNDSGTTILLTTHYIEEAERLCDEVAILDSGRVLEVASPDELMDRGTDDIVVTLRDQPTAVPDFTVDDERVEAVELDGTRLVVTAREGGLVAPEVVRRLDAAGHEIVDLEISRTSLEEVFVEMTRQDEGRATMEVEQ
- the aceA gene encoding isocitrate lyase produces the protein MSEDPYERTTGADVFTRDVDNPSAREFRRMLDEQNFVFAPGIYHALDARLAELADLDAAYMSGYSTVLGQFGFPDLEMVTMTEMVENAKRIVEATNLPVIADCDTGYGGVHNVRRAVREYEKAGVAAIHIEDQTTPKRCGHIAGKQIISRDKARARFEAAVDAKQSEDTFIIARTDAYGSSNGDWEEHLERGRIYADAGVDMVWPEMPDPSREDAVNYAETIHETHPDLKLAFNYSSSFAWSKEEDPLTFEELGDLGYEYIFITLFGLHSGAHSVYEDFRALAETDEEAQFDLEGRYLDHPTESHHELSFVSDYQETEMQFDGEARNRIENSEGFSEEESTPIESDD
- the ggt gene encoding gamma-glutamyltransferase is translated as MNIDENADIDRFTSRRSTVYGQRGVVATSQPLASAAGIQMLREGGNAFDAAVATAAALNVVEPTSTGLGGDVFALYRTADGDVGAMRACGGAPAEATIENVRESVAEENDVDSEDAEMPDTGAHTVTVPGTARGWEATVDAFGRLTLADALQPAIRYATDGYPVSEVIADAWTHGEEVFETDNAREAFLFDDEAPDVGQTVTFPKLGATMEQIAEKGADVVYEGDIAEQIADEVQSQGGFMTVDDLADFEVEFPDPISTTYNGVEVFELPPNNQGLIALEALNIAEEIGAHESELGSADRIHYFGEAMKLAFHDGHRYITDPAYEEIPPLASKEWAEKRATAIGEEANDDVSFGVPDASNEAPGRQRPPNPQEPPEPPEDSDTVLLTVADDEGNVVSYINSRFAGFGSGLVAGDTGIALQNRGSSFSLDPSHPNRLEPGKRPFHTLIPGLLKFDEDDWAAFGVMGGYMQPQGHLQVVSNIVDYGMPLQAALDFPRWRYREDGSLAIEERTGDSVGTKLTRRGHDVRLLSPSLFGGAQIARSDHGTLSAATEPRKDGNAQGY